A single window of Zea mays cultivar B73 chromosome 10, Zm-B73-REFERENCE-NAM-5.0, whole genome shotgun sequence DNA harbors:
- the LOC100283951 gene encoding nitrilase-associated protein, with amino-acid sequence MGRGISSGGGQSSLGYLFGSDEAPKSFEKPAPVQKPTPPSSAERLKDIAAGIQSSKSNNYKRSEGQNCGNFLTDRPSTKVQAAPGGDSSLGYLFSGSKDGK; translated from the exons ATGGGTCGTGGTATTAGCAGTGGGGGTGGTCAGAGTTCCTTGGGCTATCTCTTTGGCAGTGACGAAGCTCCAAAATCATTTGAGAAGCCTGCACCAGTTCaaaagccaactcctccatcctcTGCAGAGAGACTAAAAGATATCGCTGCTGGTATTCAAAGTAGTAAATCAAACAATTACAAAAGATCTGAAGGCCAGAACTGTGGAAATTTCCTTACG GACCGTCCGTCGACCAAGGTGCAAGCAGCTCCAGGTGGCGACTCTTCACTCGGTTATCTTTTTAGTGGCAGCAAAGATGGCAAGTGA